TTGCCTTTGCGTAACGTATTTTTGATTCCATTTTATTTGGAATTCGAACTACAGTTATTTTACTTCCTTCAGATTGTTGAAATTCTTGTACAATTTCATTGGCACTAAAATCATGCAATGCTAGTAAGGCAATTTCATATCCCTGCTGTATTAATTCTCCTGCCAAACGACGGGTGTAATCTCCAACTCCGTCACGACCTGGTTCTAATGAGCCACAGATAAAAAGGATTTTCATGTTGTTTTCTGACTTCGCTTATATTAAATCTGAGGCTTTTTTTAATGCAGAACCAATTATTTGATGCATGTCGTAATATTTGTATTCTGCCAAACGTCCTCCAAAAATCACATTCGTTTCTTGATCAGCTAATTGTTTGTATTTTGTAAACAATTCGTTATTTAATGTATCATTGACTGGATAATAAGGTTCCTTGCCTTCTTCCCATTCCTGCGGGTATTCTTTGGTGATTACCGTTTTTTTCTGTTTTCCGAATTCAAAATGTTTATGCTCGATGATTCTTGTATAAGGAGTTTCAGAATCTGTATAGTTGACAACAGCATTTCCTTGAAAGTTCTCGGTATCTAAAGTTTGATTTTCGAATTTAAGGCTTCTGTAATTCAGCTTGCCATATTTAAATCCGTAAAACTCATCGATTCTGCCAGTAAATACTACAGTTTCGGCTTTAGCGTTCCATTTTTCATTATCTTCAAAATAGTCTTGATCGGTCATTGTTTCTACGCCATCCAATAAAGCTTCGACTAATTTATTATAACCTCCAATTGGAATACCTTGATATTTATCGTTGAAATAATTATTATCGAAAGTAAAGCGGACAGGAAGTCTTTTAATAATAAAAGCGGGTAAGTCTGTAGCCTTTCGTCCCCATTGTTTTTCGGTATAACCTTTAATCAGCTTAAAATAAATGTCTTTTCCAACTAGAGAAATGGCCTGCTCTTCTAGGTTTTGAGGATTGGTAATGTTTAATTCTTTTATTTCTTCTTCAATCTTATTTTTTGCCTCTTCCGGAGTTTTCACACCCCACAATTGGTAAAACGTATTCATATTAAAAGGAAGATTAAAAAGTTCTCCGTTATAATTGGCAATCGGACTGTTGACATAGTGGTTAAACTCCACCAGATTATTCACATAATCCCAAATTCTTTTGTCGCTGGTATGAAAAATATGAGCTCCGTATTTATGAACATTTATGTCTTCAACATTTTCACAGTAAACATTTCCTCCTAAGTGGTTACGTTTGTCTATTACCAAACATTTTTTTCCTTTCTTTTTGGCTTCGTGGGCAAAAACAGAACCAAATAAACCTGCACCTACTATTAAATAATCGAATTCCTTTTTATTAGATGTCATACCTTTTATTTTAAAACGGATTTACTGCCA
This portion of the Flavobacterium panacagri genome encodes:
- the glf gene encoding UDP-galactopyranose mutase, which gives rise to MTSNKKEFDYLIVGAGLFGSVFAHEAKKKGKKCLVIDKRNHLGGNVYCENVEDINVHKYGAHIFHTSDKRIWDYVNNLVEFNHYVNSPIANYNGELFNLPFNMNTFYQLWGVKTPEEAKNKIEEEIKELNITNPQNLEEQAISLVGKDIYFKLIKGYTEKQWGRKATDLPAFIIKRLPVRFTFDNNYFNDKYQGIPIGGYNKLVEALLDGVETMTDQDYFEDNEKWNAKAETVVFTGRIDEFYGFKYGKLNYRSLKFENQTLDTENFQGNAVVNYTDSETPYTRIIEHKHFEFGKQKKTVITKEYPQEWEEGKEPYYPVNDTLNNELFTKYKQLADQETNVIFGGRLAEYKYYDMHQIIGSALKKASDLI